From one Peredibacter starrii genomic stretch:
- a CDS encoding acetyl-CoA carboxylase biotin carboxyl carrier protein subunit, which translates to MEKVFNINGQEVKVQDYKQSGDSVSFVLNGRTYYYALISKDGPELVLDNGGRFKAAVGTPNREGDQMIIANGREAKAFAAGKKMKKSGGAAGGLTSPMPGKIFKVIKEAGAVVKKGEPILILEAMKMEHSIRSDKDGTVKKINYKVGELVQGGVTLAEVE; encoded by the coding sequence ATGGAAAAAGTATTTAATATCAACGGACAGGAAGTAAAAGTTCAAGACTATAAACAGTCTGGTGACTCTGTAAGTTTCGTTCTTAACGGAAGAACTTACTATTATGCCTTGATTTCAAAAGATGGTCCGGAATTAGTGCTTGATAACGGCGGACGTTTCAAGGCCGCAGTCGGAACACCGAATCGCGAAGGCGATCAGATGATCATTGCTAATGGACGTGAGGCCAAAGCATTTGCGGCCGGTAAGAAAATGAAAAAGTCTGGTGGAGCTGCCGGTGGACTGACCAGTCCGATGCCGGGGAAGATCTTTAAAGTGATTAAAGAGGCGGGAGCGGTCGTTAAAAAAGGCGAGCCGATTCTTATTCTTGAAGCGATGAAGATGGAGCACTCAATCCGTTCAGATAAAGACGGCACGGTTAAAAAAATTAATTACAAGGTCGGAGAGCTGGTTCAAGGCGGAGTTACACTGGCCGAGGTGGAATAA
- a CDS encoding hydroxymethylglutaryl-CoA lyase, producing MIKIVEVGARDGLQNEKSILSTDDKFQFISLLCDAGLRAIEVTSFVKAPAIPQMADSVELYTKVKNELGDRGVAFPCLVPNMKGYETAKNLGVKEIALFTATSDSFTKKNINASVDESFDRMKEVADAAKRDGMLVRGYVSTAFGCPYEGTMDVKKLISVTKRLFELGVYEVSVGDTIGVATPMQVRSYIRALKSEFPIGKIAMHLHDTRGMAPTNIFVSLEEGITTFDSSAGGLGGCPYAKGATGNVATEDVWYLLNSQGLETGIDIKKLSEASQFILGRVNRQTESKFLRAYLNTGKV from the coding sequence ATGATTAAAATCGTTGAAGTTGGCGCACGCGATGGACTTCAAAATGAAAAAAGTATTCTCTCAACTGATGATAAATTTCAGTTTATCTCGCTTCTATGTGATGCGGGATTGAGGGCGATTGAAGTCACGAGCTTTGTGAAAGCACCTGCCATTCCTCAAATGGCCGATTCAGTAGAACTTTATACGAAAGTAAAAAATGAGTTAGGTGACCGTGGAGTCGCTTTTCCGTGTCTTGTGCCGAATATGAAAGGTTATGAGACCGCCAAAAATCTTGGAGTGAAGGAGATTGCTCTTTTTACTGCGACTTCAGATTCATTCACGAAAAAAAACATCAATGCTTCTGTAGATGAAAGCTTCGATCGTATGAAAGAAGTGGCCGACGCTGCTAAACGCGACGGTATGCTGGTACGTGGTTACGTTTCGACTGCTTTTGGATGCCCGTATGAAGGCACCATGGATGTGAAGAAACTAATCAGTGTGACTAAACGCCTTTTTGAACTTGGAGTTTATGAAGTTTCAGTTGGTGACACTATCGGGGTAGCAACTCCGATGCAGGTGAGGAGCTACATTCGCGCGCTTAAATCTGAATTTCCAATTGGTAAGATTGCTATGCACCTTCACGATACTCGTGGAATGGCGCCAACTAATATCTTTGTTTCTCTGGAAGAAGGGATTACTACATTTGATTCCTCGGCCGGAGGACTAGGTGGATGTCCATACGCCAAAGGGGCCACTGGAAATGTGGCGACGGAAGACGTGTGGTATCTTCTGAACTCTCAGGGACTAGAGACCGGGATTGATATCAAAAAATTATCTGAGGCCTCTCAGTTTATTTTAGGCAGAGTGAATCGTCAGACGGAATCGAAATTCTTAAGGGCATATTTGAACACAGGAAAGGTATGA
- a CDS encoding enoyl-CoA hydratase-related protein produces MSFYLRPFEDLLVEKKKHTLWITLNRPEASNAYSTGMVKALVEVLRFADIDNEIRAIVITGAGKNFCAGGDVKAMKGKSGMFAGGSNELRETYQAGIQQIPATIVNLKTPVIAMVNGAAVGAGCDLAAMCDMRIASEEAVFAETFAKVGLVPGDGGAFFLTRLIGFGKAMEMFLTCKMISATEAKNIGLVNQVVLPNDLKNRTEELADHLATLPPIALQMTKKAVIHSYQNDLNSHLELMAAYQGITQRSSDHFKALDGMIEKKTPTFDHN; encoded by the coding sequence ATGAGTTTTTATCTAAGACCATTCGAAGATCTTTTAGTTGAGAAAAAGAAGCACACGCTCTGGATCACGTTAAATCGTCCTGAAGCGAGTAATGCCTATTCAACTGGTATGGTGAAGGCCCTGGTTGAAGTTCTTCGTTTTGCTGATATTGATAATGAAATTCGTGCCATAGTGATCACCGGTGCAGGTAAGAATTTCTGTGCAGGTGGCGATGTTAAAGCGATGAAAGGTAAGAGTGGCATGTTCGCGGGAGGGTCCAACGAACTTCGTGAAACTTATCAGGCGGGTATTCAGCAGATTCCCGCGACGATTGTGAATTTAAAAACTCCAGTGATCGCCATGGTGAATGGCGCTGCTGTAGGGGCAGGCTGTGATCTTGCGGCCATGTGTGATATGCGAATTGCTTCGGAAGAGGCGGTGTTCGCAGAGACCTTCGCCAAAGTTGGTCTGGTTCCAGGTGATGGGGGGGCGTTTTTCCTAACTCGCCTTATCGGTTTTGGTAAAGCGATGGAAATGTTTCTTACGTGTAAGATGATTTCAGCAACTGAAGCGAAAAATATCGGACTCGTGAATCAAGTGGTCCTACCGAATGATTTAAAAAATAGGACAGAAGAACTCGCTGATCATCTGGCGACTCTTCCTCCAATTGCTCTGCAAATGACTAAAAAAGCAGTGATTCACTCTTATCAAAATGATCTCAATTCTCACCTGGAGTTGATGGCCGCTTATCAAGGTATCACTCAACGCTCATCGGACCACTTCAAAGCACTTGATGGAATGATCGAGAAGAAGACTCCAACCTTCGATCATAACTGA